A section of the Streptomyces sp. SCL15-4 genome encodes:
- a CDS encoding isoprenyl transferase: MNLRDKLRGLLVRLYARRVEGHLDHAQVPKHIGVIMDGNRRWAKASGSTTVHGHRAGAEKIEEFLGWCSETDVEVVTLWLLSTDNFDRPQDELVPLLGIIEDVVRTLAADGRWRVHHVGTMDLLPAGMQRTLKEAEESTAHTDGILVNVAIGYGGRQEIADAVRSMLHEAHDRGLSLEDLAESVDVDMIGRHLYTGAQPDPDLVIRTSGEQRLSGFMLWQTAHSEYYFCEVFWPAFRKVDFLRALRDYAARHRRYGG, encoded by the coding sequence GTGAACCTGCGCGACAAGCTGCGCGGTCTGCTCGTCAGGCTCTACGCACGCCGGGTGGAAGGTCACCTGGATCACGCTCAGGTGCCCAAGCACATCGGCGTCATCATGGACGGCAACCGCCGCTGGGCGAAGGCGTCCGGCTCGACCACCGTGCACGGGCACCGGGCCGGTGCCGAGAAGATCGAGGAGTTCCTCGGCTGGTGCTCCGAGACCGACGTCGAGGTGGTCACGCTCTGGCTGCTGTCCACCGACAACTTCGACCGCCCGCAGGACGAACTGGTCCCCCTGCTCGGCATCATCGAGGACGTCGTACGCACCCTCGCCGCCGACGGCCGCTGGCGGGTGCACCACGTCGGCACGATGGACCTGCTGCCCGCCGGCATGCAGCGCACCCTGAAGGAAGCCGAGGAGAGCACCGCCCACACCGACGGCATACTCGTCAACGTGGCCATCGGCTACGGCGGCCGGCAGGAGATCGCCGACGCCGTGCGCTCGATGCTGCACGAGGCGCACGACCGGGGCCTGTCCCTGGAGGACCTCGCCGAGTCCGTCGACGTCGACATGATCGGCCGTCACCTCTACACCGGCGCCCAGCCCGACCCGGACCTGGTGATCCGCACCAGCGGTGAACAGCGGCTGTCCGGATTCATGCTCTGGCAGACCGCTCATTCCGAGTACTACTTCTGCGAGGTCTTCTGGCCGGCCTTCCGGAAGGTCGACTTCCTGCGCGCCCTGCGCGACTACGCCGCACGTCACCGCCGTTACGGCGGCTGA
- a CDS encoding methyltransferase domain-containing protein, whose amino-acid sequence MSAERSFEELVAEGAGVPTEGWDFSWFEGRASEARPSWGYARSAAERLAGAGAALDVQTGGGEVLDFALGRAEPARPPLVAATEGWPPNVAKATALLRPRGVVVVAAPADAPLPFADEAFDLVLSRHPVRPHWTEIARVLRPGGTYFAQHVGPASVFELVEYFLGPQPEEVRRARDPERERAAAEAAGLEVTGLRAERLRMEFHDIAAVVHFLRKVVWMVPGFTVEAYEPRLRALHERIGKEGPFVAHSARHLFDVRKPGR is encoded by the coding sequence ATGAGTGCGGAGCGGTCCTTCGAGGAACTGGTGGCCGAGGGGGCCGGTGTGCCCACCGAGGGGTGGGACTTCTCCTGGTTCGAGGGACGGGCCAGTGAGGCGCGGCCGTCGTGGGGCTACGCCCGGTCGGCGGCGGAGCGGCTGGCCGGGGCCGGGGCCGCGCTCGACGTCCAGACCGGCGGCGGCGAGGTGCTGGACTTCGCGCTGGGCCGGGCGGAGCCGGCCCGGCCGCCGCTCGTGGCGGCGACCGAGGGCTGGCCGCCGAACGTGGCCAAGGCCACCGCCCTGCTCCGGCCCCGCGGCGTCGTCGTGGTCGCCGCCCCGGCCGACGCGCCGCTGCCCTTCGCGGACGAGGCGTTCGACCTGGTGCTCAGCCGGCATCCGGTCCGCCCCCACTGGACGGAGATCGCCCGGGTGCTGCGGCCCGGCGGGACGTACTTCGCCCAGCACGTGGGACCCGCCAGCGTCTTCGAGCTGGTCGAGTACTTCCTCGGGCCGCAGCCGGAGGAGGTCCGCCGCGCCCGCGACCCCGAGCGGGAGCGGGCCGCCGCCGAGGCGGCGGGGCTGGAGGTCACCGGCCTGCGGGCCGAACGGCTGCGGATGGAGTTCCACGACATCGCCGCCGTCGTCCACTTCCTGCGCAAGGTCGTCTGGATGGTCCCGGGCTTCACGGTCGAGGCGTACGAGCCACGGCTCCGCGCGCTGCACGAGCGGATCGGGAAGGAGGGGCCGTTCGTCGCGCACAGCGCCCGGCACCTCTTCGACGTACGCAAACCCGGACGCTGA
- a CDS encoding LLM class flavin-dependent oxidoreductase, whose protein sequence is MSFPVLPTRKGAMTGLGAVFRPQLPPERLRAVARAADESGLDELWLWEDCFLEGGVSTAAAALAWTERVRVGIGLLPVPLRNVAVTAMEAASLERMFPGRAVLTVGHGVQEWMGQVGARAASPLGLLGEHLDALRALLRGERLDVRGRYVRLDDVALDWPPERPVDILAGATGPRTLRLTGEKADGTLLTIATSADGVRRARELIEEGRRAAGRTGAHRIVVYLLAATGTDAEARLRAELSAEGLGQVPGLGVAGDAEAVAEAVRRLAEAGADTVVLQPTADEPDPEGFIRFAAQRVAPLIR, encoded by the coding sequence TTGTCCTTTCCCGTCCTCCCCACTAGGAAGGGCGCTATGACAGGACTCGGTGCCGTGTTCCGCCCCCAGCTCCCTCCCGAACGCCTCCGGGCCGTCGCCCGCGCCGCGGACGAGTCGGGGCTCGACGAACTGTGGCTGTGGGAGGACTGCTTCCTGGAAGGCGGGGTGTCCACGGCCGCCGCCGCGCTCGCCTGGACCGAACGGGTGCGGGTCGGCATCGGACTGCTGCCCGTACCGCTGCGGAACGTGGCCGTCACCGCGATGGAGGCCGCCTCGCTGGAGCGCATGTTCCCCGGCCGGGCCGTCCTCACCGTGGGGCACGGGGTGCAGGAGTGGATGGGCCAGGTCGGCGCCCGGGCCGCCTCGCCGCTCGGCCTCCTCGGCGAACACCTCGACGCCCTGCGCGCCCTGCTGCGCGGCGAGCGGCTCGACGTGCGCGGGCGGTACGTCCGGCTGGACGACGTCGCCCTCGACTGGCCGCCGGAGCGCCCGGTCGACATCCTCGCGGGCGCCACCGGGCCGCGTACGCTCCGGCTCACCGGCGAGAAGGCCGACGGCACCCTCCTGACCATCGCCACTTCGGCGGACGGCGTACGGCGGGCCCGGGAACTGATCGAGGAGGGCCGCCGGGCGGCGGGCCGCACGGGCGCGCACCGGATCGTCGTCTATCTGCTGGCCGCCACGGGTACGGACGCCGAGGCCCGGCTGCGCGCCGAACTCAGCGCCGAGGGCCTGGGGCAGGTCCCGGGCCTGGGCGTCGCCGGGGACGCGGAGGCGGTGGCCGAGGCGGTGCGGCGCCTGGCCGAGGCCGGCGCGGACACCGTCGTGCTCCAGCCGACGGCGGACGAACCCGACCCGGAGGGCTTCATCCGTTTCGCGGCCCAGCGCGTCGCCCCGCTGATCCGATGA
- a CDS encoding DUF192 domain-containing protein, with product MGRWRDGRGRLTVRTDAGEVPALSVPLEISASYRARTKGLLGRDAVDGAMLLSPASGVHTFGMRIPIDVAYLDRRLTVIAVRTMPPGRLGLPRPRARHVLEAAAGAMAGWGVRTGVRVEVDVEAEP from the coding sequence ATGGGGCGATGGCGGGACGGGCGGGGACGGCTGACCGTGCGGACGGACGCCGGGGAGGTGCCGGCACTCTCCGTTCCCCTGGAGATCTCGGCCTCCTACCGGGCCCGGACGAAGGGATTGCTGGGCCGGGACGCGGTGGACGGGGCGATGCTGCTGTCACCGGCGAGCGGGGTGCACACGTTCGGGATGCGGATCCCGATCGACGTGGCCTACCTGGACCGCCGCCTCACCGTGATCGCCGTCCGCACGATGCCCCCGGGCCGCCTGGGCCTGCCCCGCCCGCGGGCCCGGCACGTGCTGGAGGCGGCGGCCGGGGCGATGGCGGGGTGGGGGGTGCGGACGGGCGTGCGCGTGGAGGTGGACGTGGAGGCGGAGCCGTAG
- a CDS encoding OmpA family protein, producing the protein MTTTPRLALLGTLLLCVLNLPAAPAAADGTGPGEPPLTEPTAAAPVDVDPTDPDLKLPEGATLAGAKVLDIKLVVEEQSGDERREDTNADVTFALQTEVLFGKDSATVGGAAKTRIATIAEEIRAQHATRVRVFGFTDSLGTTTHGVALSKRRADAVQAVLDQDLNTPSITFDVRGYGEQYPIADNSTEAGRKKNRRVEVSFPRTDR; encoded by the coding sequence GTGACCACCACACCCCGCCTCGCCCTCCTCGGCACCCTGCTGCTGTGCGTCCTGAACCTGCCCGCCGCTCCGGCCGCCGCCGACGGCACCGGCCCCGGCGAACCCCCTCTCACCGAACCCACCGCCGCCGCCCCCGTCGACGTCGACCCCACCGACCCCGACCTCAAGCTCCCGGAGGGCGCCACGCTCGCCGGGGCGAAGGTGCTGGACATCAAGCTGGTCGTGGAGGAGCAGAGCGGGGACGAACGGCGGGAGGACACCAACGCCGACGTGACCTTCGCCCTCCAGACCGAGGTGCTGTTCGGCAAGGACAGCGCCACGGTCGGCGGCGCGGCCAAGACCCGCATCGCCACCATCGCCGAGGAGATCCGCGCACAGCACGCCACCCGGGTCCGCGTCTTCGGCTTCACCGACAGCCTCGGCACCACCACCCACGGCGTCGCCCTCTCCAAGCGGCGCGCCGACGCCGTGCAGGCCGTGCTGGACCAGGACCTGAACACGCCGTCCATCACCTTCGACGTCCGCGGCTACGGCGAGCAGTACCCGATCGCCGACAACTCCACCGAGGCCGGCCGGAAGAAGAACCGCCGGGTCGAGGTGTCCTTCCCGCGCACCGACCGGTGA
- a CDS encoding pilus assembly protein TadG-related protein produces the protein MTRPRHDAGQAFPIYLTVVAGLLFLALAYLAVGQAAVNRGGAQTAADAAALAAAQETRDQLFDLWRAHVDDPGSWQDIFDGAGARDFCGRADQLAARNDATTVRCVFEPPLSYVVDTRAEKSVGDSVVPGTENVHATAHARAVIEPLCTPPEDVPEPPGPPGPPGTGTPSPGAGSASPGEGADPPEDAPLPPLTCEDKVWHPEPDDTTELPGPEDLFDVHLADSPANDR, from the coding sequence CTGACTCGTCCACGGCACGACGCGGGGCAGGCCTTCCCCATCTACCTGACGGTGGTGGCGGGCCTGCTCTTTCTCGCGTTGGCCTACCTCGCGGTCGGTCAGGCGGCCGTGAACCGCGGCGGCGCCCAGACGGCGGCGGACGCGGCGGCACTGGCGGCGGCGCAGGAAACCCGGGACCAGCTCTTCGACCTGTGGCGGGCCCACGTGGACGACCCGGGAAGCTGGCAGGACATCTTCGACGGTGCGGGAGCCCGCGACTTCTGCGGGCGTGCCGACCAGCTCGCCGCGCGGAACGACGCGACGACGGTGCGCTGCGTGTTCGAGCCGCCGCTGAGCTATGTCGTCGACACCCGGGCGGAAAAGTCCGTGGGCGACTCCGTCGTACCCGGCACCGAGAACGTGCACGCGACGGCGCACGCCAGGGCCGTCATCGAACCGCTCTGCACACCGCCCGAAGACGTGCCCGAACCACCCGGTCCGCCCGGCCCGCCCGGGACCGGAACCCCGTCGCCGGGAGCGGGGTCCGCGTCGCCCGGGGAGGGCGCCGACCCGCCCGAGGACGCACCGCTGCCCCCGCTCACCTGCGAGGACAAGGTCTGGCACCCCGAGCCGGACGACACCACGGAGCTGCCGGGGCCCGAGGACCTCTTCGACGTCCACCTGGCCGACTCCCCGGCGAACGACCGATGA
- a CDS encoding Flp family type IVb pilin, translating into MSKWFRTTVAYLQTRAARGDRGQTAVEYLGIIAVVVAIVLAITGTSIGQSIYDAITNKIAEVTGG; encoded by the coding sequence GTGAGCAAATGGTTCCGCACCACCGTCGCGTATCTGCAGACCCGTGCCGCGCGCGGCGACCGGGGACAGACCGCGGTGGAGTACCTCGGCATCATCGCGGTGGTCGTCGCGATCGTCCTGGCGATCACCGGCACGAGCATCGGCCAGTCGATCTACGACGCGATCACCAACAAGATCGCCGAGGTCACCGGCGGCTGA
- a CDS encoding response regulator transcription factor — MRPLPAFPPPAPAPPPLRLLIADDNPVVRAGLAALLTDRAGTTVVAQARDGREAYEEALRHRPDVILLDVRMPGVDGISALPHLVRLAPVMMLTYSHETQTVREALRLGAGGYLVHGEFTTEQLVRAVRDVREGRPQVTPGATRALLAALHSDATAHADSNSVDMTANSDAMSLSHVQPDVGQSFRSRFRLSTREAEIMDLIASGMTNQQIAAACFISEKTVKNHINRIFAKLQSTTRSQATAKWLGVA; from the coding sequence ATGCGGCCCTTGCCCGCCTTCCCGCCGCCGGCCCCGGCTCCGCCGCCGCTGCGGCTGCTGATCGCCGACGACAACCCCGTGGTCCGGGCCGGTCTCGCGGCCCTGCTCACGGACCGCGCCGGGACCACGGTGGTGGCTCAGGCGCGGGACGGCCGGGAGGCGTACGAGGAGGCGTTGCGGCACCGGCCGGACGTCATCCTGCTCGACGTCCGCATGCCCGGTGTGGACGGGATCTCGGCGCTGCCCCACCTGGTGCGGCTGGCCCCCGTCATGATGCTCACCTACAGCCACGAGACGCAGACCGTGCGGGAGGCGCTGCGGTTGGGGGCGGGGGGATACCTGGTGCACGGCGAGTTCACGACGGAGCAGCTGGTACGGGCGGTACGGGACGTACGGGAGGGCCGTCCGCAGGTCACACCCGGCGCGACGAGGGCGTTGCTGGCGGCCCTCCACTCCGATGCAACTGCACACGCCGACTCCAACTCCGTTGATATGACGGCAAATTCCGACGCCATGTCTCTTTCGCATGTGCAACCAGATGTGGGACAGTCGTTCCGCTCGCGGTTCCGGCTGAGTACGAGGGAGGCGGAGATCATGGACCTCATCGCGTCCGGCATGACCAACCAGCAGATCGCCGCCGCCTGCTTCATCAGCGAGAAGACCGTCAAGAACCACATCAACCGCATCTTCGCCAAGCTCCAGAGCACGACCAGGTCCCAGGCGACCGCGAAGTGGCTGGGGGTGGCCTGA
- a CDS encoding sensor histidine kinase: MTAAGAAGRGVRLLERLRGTGGGRRRAWPGRRVRQAARGLVPSAEPSEKLQVSALQAMCRQVFGFRLAMIVVSAPAALLHAAPGLGVRLAGTAVVVTVMVSYVLFRDWERFGPLLLRHPVLLAADTLFGSFLLVSAGPDTTLAYVSVCTPLLAGLVYGWRGAACFASLQALILLLVHTTLRAGRPEPVAQALLLPGLCVVAGAMGSTLRNLMLRFGAATRALTAARARLAAAEAVSAERARLAREMHDSVAKTLYGVALAADGLAATASVDAPDPARIRQQADLVSRSARRAAAESRELLADLRRDPSQVPQEDPFWPGLARRTREFARRTGLEVVCHWPADDPAPFPPPPAPAARHVLAIATEALENAHRHASAARVDVRASVEGHLLRLVLHDDGTGLPPGTTLERLRDRGHFGLLGMAERAAQAGARIRVGRGAHGRGTEVRLDIPLSGPASHAPGTP; this comes from the coding sequence ATGACGGCGGCGGGGGCGGCGGGGAGAGGGGTGCGGTTGCTGGAGCGGTTACGCGGGACGGGCGGCGGACGCCGCCGGGCGTGGCCGGGACGCCGGGTGCGCCAGGCGGCGCGCGGTCTCGTGCCGTCGGCCGAGCCCTCCGAGAAGCTCCAGGTCAGCGCGCTTCAGGCGATGTGCCGGCAGGTCTTCGGGTTCCGGCTCGCGATGATCGTCGTATCGGCTCCCGCCGCCCTCCTGCACGCCGCTCCCGGCCTGGGCGTCCGCCTGGCCGGCACGGCCGTGGTCGTCACCGTCATGGTGTCCTACGTCCTCTTCCGCGACTGGGAGCGCTTCGGCCCCCTCCTGCTGCGCCACCCCGTCCTGCTGGCCGCCGACACCCTCTTCGGCTCCTTCCTCCTGGTCTCGGCGGGCCCGGACACCACCCTGGCCTACGTCAGCGTCTGCACCCCGCTGCTGGCCGGCCTGGTCTACGGCTGGCGCGGCGCGGCCTGCTTCGCCTCGCTGCAGGCCCTGATCCTGCTGCTGGTCCACACCACCCTGAGGGCCGGCCGGCCCGAGCCCGTCGCACAGGCCCTGCTGCTGCCCGGCCTGTGCGTCGTCGCCGGCGCCATGGGCTCGACCCTGCGCAATCTGATGCTCCGCTTCGGCGCCGCGACCCGGGCCCTGACCGCGGCCCGGGCCCGGCTCGCGGCGGCGGAGGCGGTCAGCGCCGAACGCGCCCGGCTGGCCCGGGAGATGCACGACTCCGTGGCCAAGACGCTGTACGGCGTGGCCCTGGCGGCGGACGGGCTGGCCGCGACCGCCTCGGTCGACGCTCCGGACCCCGCTCGCATCCGGCAGCAGGCGGACCTGGTGTCCCGCTCGGCGCGCCGGGCGGCGGCGGAGTCCCGGGAACTGCTGGCGGACCTGCGCCGGGACCCGTCGCAGGTGCCGCAGGAGGACCCGTTCTGGCCGGGCCTCGCCCGCCGGACCCGCGAGTTCGCCCGGCGCACGGGCCTGGAGGTCGTCTGCCACTGGCCCGCGGACGACCCCGCCCCCTTCCCGCCGCCGCCCGCGCCGGCGGCCCGGCACGTCCTCGCCATCGCCACCGAGGCCCTGGAGAACGCCCACCGCCACGCGTCCGCCGCGCGGGTGGACGTACGGGCCTCGGTGGAGGGACACCTGCTCCGCCTCGTCCTCCACGACGACGGCACCGGCCTGCCGCCCGGCACCACCCTGGAACGGCTGCGCGACCGCGGGCACTTCGGGCTGCTCGGCATGGCCGAGCGGGCCGCGCAGGCGGGCGCCCGCATACGCGTCGGCCGGGGCGCGCACGGCCGGGGCACGGAGGTACGCCTCGACATCCCCCTGTCCGGGCCCGCGTCCCACGCACCCGGCACCCCCTGA
- a CDS encoding DUF5936 domain-containing protein, whose protein sequence is MEFLLALLMGAGVWGVFAGLRMYRADARLPADLAVALEVGATRTGAVGSVVDRLGMRWAPLVLRLMGPRLVARYRRRIDLAGNPGGLTLDRYAARRAVYGALGGVGFLVFLLRGQWFVALLLLAFGALWTEVGLWSAIRVRRHVIERTLPDFLDVLAVVVSAGLGFRQALDRVAARYEGPWADELRITLRQMDLGVSRRQAFAELRRRNDSEQVAMFVTALQQGEELGAPIVDTLVSLAKDMRRTDAQNARRKAARAVPKATLMITTFMVPATMLLLGAGLLLGSGVDFGSLTGK, encoded by the coding sequence GTGGAGTTCCTGCTCGCCCTGCTGATGGGCGCCGGCGTCTGGGGCGTCTTCGCCGGCCTGCGCATGTACCGCGCGGACGCCCGGCTCCCCGCCGACCTCGCCGTGGCCCTGGAGGTCGGCGCCACCCGCACCGGCGCGGTCGGCTCGGTCGTCGACCGCCTCGGCATGCGCTGGGCACCGCTGGTGCTGCGGCTGATGGGCCCGCGGCTCGTCGCCCGCTACCGCCGCCGGATCGACCTCGCCGGCAACCCCGGCGGCCTGACCCTCGACCGCTACGCGGCCCGCCGCGCGGTCTACGGCGCGCTGGGCGGCGTCGGCTTCCTGGTCTTCCTGCTGCGCGGCCAGTGGTTCGTGGCGCTGCTCCTGCTGGCCTTCGGGGCGCTGTGGACCGAGGTCGGCCTCTGGTCGGCGATCCGGGTCCGCAGACACGTCATCGAACGCACCCTGCCGGACTTCCTGGACGTGCTCGCCGTGGTGGTCAGCGCGGGCCTCGGGTTCCGGCAGGCCCTGGACCGGGTCGCCGCCCGCTACGAGGGCCCGTGGGCCGACGAACTGCGCATCACCCTGCGCCAGATGGACCTCGGCGTGAGCCGCCGCCAGGCCTTCGCGGAGCTGCGCCGGCGCAACGACTCCGAGCAGGTGGCGATGTTCGTGACGGCGTTGCAGCAGGGCGAGGAGCTGGGCGCGCCCATCGTGGACACCCTGGTCTCCCTGGCCAAGGACATGCGCCGCACCGACGCCCAGAACGCCCGTCGCAAGGCCGCGCGCGCGGTGCCCAAGGCCACGCTGATGATCACCACGTTCATGGTCCCGGCGACGATGCTCCTGCTGGGCGCGGGCCTGCTGCTCGGCTCCGGCGTGGACTTCGGCTCGCTCACCGGGAAGTGA
- a CDS encoding type II secretion system F family protein produces MEPSTLAQLTTGVTLLACVLAVAGVHAYASGRARRAALVDRLALTGPPAATGRRRRFRALDRRLRRTGPGRRLERRLAATGLDVTPGEFTAAVLTAVAALWLIGQATLAPFFGPLAGLLGVWAAFQFLGWQHRRRIERFIGQLPELARILANATHAGLALRTAIGMAAEELEAPAGEELAKVADQLAIGHSLDDALGELAGRLPSRELVVLVTTLVLSNRAGGQVVSALRNLTETLEERKETRREIRTQLSQVTMTSYAVPVLGVGALFLMNGVKDGALDRMTGSPAGQACVIVAFVMYAVGFVLIRRLSRIDV; encoded by the coding sequence ATGGAACCGAGCACCCTCGCCCAGCTCACCACCGGCGTGACCCTGCTGGCCTGCGTCCTGGCGGTGGCCGGCGTGCACGCCTACGCCTCCGGCCGGGCCCGGCGCGCCGCCCTCGTGGACCGCCTCGCGCTCACCGGCCCGCCGGCCGCCACCGGCCGCAGACGCCGCTTCCGCGCACTGGACCGGCGGCTGCGCCGCACCGGGCCCGGCCGCCGGCTGGAGCGGCGCCTCGCGGCGACCGGCCTGGACGTCACCCCGGGCGAGTTCACCGCCGCCGTGCTCACCGCCGTCGCCGCGCTCTGGCTGATCGGCCAGGCCACCCTGGCGCCCTTCTTCGGCCCGCTCGCCGGGCTCCTCGGCGTCTGGGCGGCCTTCCAGTTCCTCGGCTGGCAGCACCGCAGACGCATCGAGCGCTTCATCGGCCAACTGCCCGAGCTGGCCCGCATCCTGGCCAACGCCACCCACGCCGGGCTTGCCCTGCGCACCGCGATCGGCATGGCCGCGGAGGAGCTGGAGGCACCGGCCGGCGAGGAACTGGCCAAGGTCGCCGACCAGCTGGCCATCGGCCACTCCCTGGACGACGCGCTCGGCGAGCTGGCCGGCCGGCTGCCCTCCCGGGAACTCGTCGTCCTGGTCACCACGCTGGTGCTGTCCAACCGGGCCGGCGGCCAGGTGGTCTCGGCGCTGCGCAACCTGACCGAGACCCTGGAGGAGCGCAAGGAGACCCGGCGCGAGATCCGCACCCAGCTCTCCCAGGTGACCATGACCTCCTACGCCGTGCCCGTCCTCGGGGTCGGCGCGTTGTTCCTGATGAACGGCGTCAAGGACGGCGCGCTCGACCGCATGACCGGCTCACCGGCCGGCCAGGCGTGCGTGATCGTCGCGTTCGTCATGTACGCCGTCGGCTTCGTCCTGATCCGCCGGCTGAGCCGCATCGACGTCTGA
- a CDS encoding CpaF family protein, with protein MSLRARISTPEEHGSRGEDGHLVASYRAKLLEEIDLAEMSALAAAERRARLERVLGHIISREGPVLSTVERARLIRRVVDEALGLGILEPLLEDASITEIMVNGPDAIFVERGGRVEQLPLRFVSADQLMQTIERIVSTVNRRVDESNPMVDARLPSGERVNVIIPPLSLTGPVLTIRRFPRSFTLQELIGFGSLEEHMVYLLAGLVQAKFNIIVSGATGTGKTTLLNALSGLIPPHERIITIEDSAELQLQQNHVVRLESRPPNVEGKGQVTIRDLVRNSLRMRPDRIVVGEVRGGESLDMLQAMSTGHDGSLATVHANSAEDALTRLQTLASMSDVEVPFVALHDQINSAVDVLVQLTRFADGARRITEIAMLDSHGGEPYRLATVARFEARPMTPDGRVHGTFRHFPLPRRAADRLHMAGQPLPQAFGVARSADQLATREAR; from the coding sequence ATGAGCCTGCGGGCACGCATCAGCACTCCGGAGGAGCACGGCAGCCGGGGCGAGGACGGACACCTGGTCGCCTCCTACCGGGCCAAGCTGCTGGAGGAGATCGACCTCGCGGAGATGAGCGCGCTGGCCGCCGCCGAGCGCCGGGCCCGCCTGGAGCGGGTGCTCGGGCACATCATCAGCCGCGAGGGACCGGTCCTGTCCACCGTCGAACGGGCCCGGCTGATCCGCCGGGTGGTGGACGAGGCGCTGGGCCTCGGCATCCTGGAACCGCTGCTGGAGGACGCGTCCATCACCGAGATCATGGTCAACGGACCCGACGCGATCTTCGTGGAACGCGGCGGCCGGGTCGAACAGCTGCCGCTGCGGTTCGTCTCCGCCGACCAGCTGATGCAGACCATCGAGCGGATCGTGTCGACGGTCAACCGCCGGGTGGACGAGTCCAACCCGATGGTGGACGCCCGGCTGCCCTCCGGCGAGCGCGTCAACGTCATCATCCCGCCGCTGTCCCTGACCGGCCCGGTGCTCACCATCCGCCGCTTCCCGCGCTCCTTCACGCTCCAGGAGCTGATCGGCTTCGGCTCGCTGGAGGAGCACATGGTGTACCTGCTGGCCGGGCTGGTGCAGGCCAAGTTCAACATCATCGTCTCGGGCGCCACCGGCACCGGCAAGACGACCCTGCTGAACGCCCTGTCCGGGCTGATCCCGCCGCACGAGCGGATCATCACCATCGAGGACTCCGCCGAACTCCAGCTCCAGCAGAACCACGTGGTCCGCCTGGAGTCCCGCCCGCCGAACGTGGAGGGCAAGGGCCAGGTCACCATCCGCGACCTGGTCCGCAACTCGCTGCGCATGCGGCCCGACCGGATCGTGGTCGGCGAGGTCCGCGGCGGCGAGTCCCTGGACATGCTCCAGGCCATGTCCACCGGCCACGACGGCTCGCTGGCCACCGTGCACGCCAACAGCGCCGAGGACGCCCTCACCCGGCTGCAGACCCTCGCCTCGATGTCCGACGTGGAGGTCCCCTTCGTCGCCCTGCACGACCAGATCAACAGCGCCGTCGACGTCCTCGTCCAGCTCACCCGGTTCGCCGACGGCGCCCGCCGCATCACCGAGATCGCGATGCTCGACAGCCACGGCGGGGAGCCGTACCGGCTGGCCACCGTCGCCCGCTTCGAGGCGCGGCCGATGACCCCGGACGGCCGCGTCCACGGCACCTTCCGCCACTTCCCGCTCCCGCGGCGCGCCGCCGACCGCCTCCACATGGCGGGCCAGCCCCTCCCGCAGGCCTTCGGCGTGGCCCGCTCCGCCGACCAGCTCGCCACCCGAGAAGCCAGGTAG
- a CDS encoding TadE/TadG family type IV pilus assembly protein, translating into MPQRRPRDRGQVALEYLGFVPVLLIVGLAGVQLGAVAYAAEQAGTAARAGARAASLDQSYAQACADAVSGVLEVSCSAAAGDDTVTVTATVRIPALVWDLGDATKSATMPLDH; encoded by the coding sequence ATGCCGCAGCGCCGACCGCGCGACCGGGGCCAGGTCGCCCTCGAATACCTGGGGTTCGTCCCCGTCCTGCTGATCGTCGGGCTCGCCGGCGTCCAGCTCGGCGCCGTCGCCTACGCCGCCGAACAGGCCGGCACGGCGGCCCGGGCCGGGGCCCGGGCCGCGTCCCTGGACCAGTCCTACGCCCAGGCCTGCGCCGACGCGGTGAGCGGCGTGCTGGAGGTGTCCTGCTCGGCCGCCGCGGGGGACGACACGGTGACCGTCACCGCCACCGTGCGCATCCCCGCCCTCGTGTGGGACCTCGGCGACGCCACCAAGTCCGCCACCATGCCGCTCGACCACTGA
- a CDS encoding pilus assembly protein — translation MRRPDVDRGRATRRPVGDRGQVSVELLGMTPLILLTLVLMWQAVLVGYTFTLAGNAADEAVRAGTAAPRGAARQAACARAGLGHLSGAWRGDASVRCSASGYVTADVSLKVPVLFPGVISFPATVHGHAGAVEEVKR, via the coding sequence ATGAGAAGGCCGGACGTGGACCGGGGACGTGCCACGAGAAGGCCGGTCGGGGACCGCGGACAGGTCAGCGTCGAGTTGCTCGGGATGACCCCGCTGATCCTTCTGACGCTGGTGCTGATGTGGCAGGCCGTGCTGGTGGGCTACACCTTCACGCTCGCCGGGAACGCCGCCGACGAGGCGGTGCGGGCCGGCACGGCGGCGCCCCGGGGCGCCGCCCGGCAGGCCGCGTGCGCGCGGGCGGGGCTCGGACACCTGTCGGGGGCCTGGCGGGGGGACGCGTCGGTGCGGTGCAGCGCGTCCGGCTACGTCACGGCCGACGTCTCCCTGAAGGTCCCGGTCCTCTTCCCGGGCGTGATCTCCTTCCCCGCCACCGTGCACGGCCACGCCGGAGCCGTGGAGGAGGTGAAGCGCTGA